The proteins below are encoded in one region of Ornithinimicrobium avium:
- the ahcY gene encoding adenosylhomocysteinase — protein sequence MSATTPPSPRLPTDPALPYKVRDLGLAEQGRHQIRLAEHEMPGLMSLRERFSGSQPLAGARIAGSLHMTVQTAVLIETLVALGAQVRWASCNIFSTQDEAAAAVAVGPDGTPEDPQGVPVFAWKGETLEEYWWCATQIMLWPEGEGPNMILDDGGDATLLVHKGREWEGLGAVPSAQPEDPEEWKVILETVRAGLAEHPTRWTDVAAGVRGVTEETTTGVHRLYQLHEAGELVFPAINVNDSVTKSKFDNVYGIRHSLLDGINRATDMLIGGKVAVVCGYGDVGKGCAESLRGQGARVVVTEVDPICALQAAMDGYQVATLEDVVGQADFVITATGCKDVVTAEHMRRLKDKAVVGNIGHFDNEIDMAGLARVPGVRRTEIKPQVHEWTLAAEHLDGTQRPERSIIVLSEGRLLNLGNATGHPSFVMSASFSNQVLAQVELFTRPDDYPLGVHTLRKELDEDVARLHLGALGADLTELTKEQAAYLGVDVAGPYKPDPYRY from the coding sequence ATGTCCGCCACGACGCCCCCGTCTCCGAGGCTGCCGACCGACCCGGCGCTGCCCTACAAGGTGCGCGACCTGGGGCTGGCCGAGCAGGGCCGCCACCAGATCCGCCTGGCCGAGCACGAGATGCCCGGCCTGATGTCGCTGCGCGAGCGCTTCTCCGGCAGCCAGCCGCTGGCCGGGGCGCGCATCGCCGGATCGCTGCACATGACGGTGCAGACCGCGGTGCTCATCGAGACCCTCGTGGCGCTCGGCGCTCAGGTGCGCTGGGCCTCCTGCAACATCTTCTCCACCCAGGACGAGGCCGCTGCCGCGGTCGCCGTGGGCCCCGACGGCACGCCGGAGGACCCGCAGGGCGTGCCGGTGTTCGCCTGGAAGGGCGAGACCCTGGAGGAGTACTGGTGGTGCGCCACCCAGATCATGCTCTGGCCGGAGGGCGAGGGCCCCAACATGATCCTCGACGACGGCGGTGACGCCACCCTGCTGGTGCACAAGGGCCGCGAGTGGGAGGGCCTCGGCGCGGTCCCGTCGGCCCAGCCGGAGGACCCCGAGGAGTGGAAGGTCATCCTGGAGACGGTGCGCGCCGGCCTCGCCGAGCACCCCACCCGGTGGACCGACGTCGCGGCCGGGGTGCGCGGGGTCACCGAGGAGACGACGACCGGGGTGCACCGCCTCTACCAGCTGCACGAGGCCGGCGAGCTGGTCTTCCCGGCGATCAACGTCAACGACTCGGTCACCAAGAGCAAGTTCGACAACGTCTACGGCATCCGCCACAGCCTTCTGGACGGCATCAACCGGGCCACCGACATGCTCATCGGAGGCAAGGTCGCGGTGGTCTGCGGCTACGGCGACGTCGGCAAGGGGTGCGCGGAGTCGCTGCGCGGGCAGGGCGCCCGCGTCGTCGTCACCGAGGTCGACCCGATCTGCGCGCTGCAGGCGGCGATGGACGGCTACCAGGTCGCGACCCTCGAGGACGTGGTCGGCCAGGCCGACTTCGTCATCACCGCGACCGGATGCAAGGACGTCGTCACCGCCGAGCACATGCGCCGGCTCAAGGACAAGGCGGTCGTGGGCAACATCGGCCACTTCGACAACGAGATCGACATGGCCGGCCTGGCCCGGGTGCCCGGCGTGCGGCGCACCGAGATCAAGCCCCAGGTGCACGAGTGGACGCTGGCGGCGGAGCACCTCGACGGCACCCAGCGACCGGAGCGCTCGATCATCGTGCTCTCCGAGGGACGGCTGCTCAACCTGGGCAACGCCACCGGCCACCCGAGCTTCGTGATGTCGGCCAGCTTCTCCAACCAGGTGCTGGCCCAGGTCGAGCTGTTCACCCGCCCCGACGACTACCCGCTGGGCGTGCACACGCTGCGCAAGGAGCTCGACGAGGATGTGGCCAGGCTGCACCTGGGGGCACTGGGGGCCGACCTGACCGAGCTGACCAAGGAGCAGGCCGCCTATCTCGGGGTGGACGTGGCCGGCCCCTACAAACCCGATCCCTACCGGTACTGA
- a CDS encoding mycothione reductase, translating to MSDSTHYDLVIIGSGSGNSLVTPELESGRTAVVDRGVGSTDAFGGTCLNVGCIPTKMFVYAADVARTVVDAGRFGVDATLDGVRWRDIRDRVFGRIDPISEGGRDYRVEADHTEAYLGHARFVGDRELEVEITQPGGHHEVGSVQRITGDQVVIATGSRPRIPQPVLDSGVPFHTSDSIMRIEELPGSIVVVGGGVIAAEFAHVFSALGVRVTVVTRTERLLRVMDQEISQAFTDLARGRWHLHTGARPTAVRRGGEGVELDLADGTTVSGELLLVATGRVPNSEDLGLEAAGVRVHGDGRIEVDEHGRTTAPGVWTLGDVSSEYQLKHVANQEARVVAHNLTHPGDLRSFDHRYVPSAVFSDPQLAMVGLTEDQARAKGYEVTAKTQRYGDVAYGWAMEDSTGLFKVVADRRTGHLLGAHVMGPHASSLIQPVIQALSLGGPTGPLTAAQLARGQYWIHPALAEVLENALLGLEVAPHHDVTADYDPEGAADA from the coding sequence GTGAGCGACAGCACCCACTACGACCTCGTCATCATCGGCAGCGGCTCGGGCAACTCGCTGGTCACGCCCGAGCTGGAGTCCGGACGCACCGCCGTCGTGGACCGCGGCGTCGGCAGCACCGACGCCTTCGGCGGCACCTGCCTCAACGTGGGCTGCATCCCCACCAAGATGTTCGTGTATGCGGCCGACGTCGCCCGCACCGTCGTCGATGCCGGCCGCTTCGGGGTGGACGCCACCCTCGACGGAGTGCGCTGGCGCGACATCCGCGACCGGGTCTTCGGACGGATCGACCCGATCAGCGAGGGCGGGCGCGACTACCGCGTCGAGGCGGACCACACCGAGGCCTACCTCGGGCACGCCCGGTTCGTCGGGGACCGGGAGCTCGAGGTGGAGATCACCCAGCCCGGCGGCCACCACGAGGTCGGCAGCGTCCAGCGGATCACCGGGGACCAGGTGGTGATCGCCACCGGCTCACGGCCGCGCATCCCCCAGCCGGTCCTGGACTCCGGCGTGCCGTTCCACACCTCCGACTCGATCATGCGCATCGAGGAGCTGCCGGGGAGCATCGTCGTCGTGGGCGGCGGCGTGATCGCGGCAGAGTTCGCGCACGTCTTCTCCGCGCTGGGCGTGCGGGTCACCGTGGTGACGCGGACCGAGCGGCTGCTGCGCGTCATGGACCAGGAGATCTCACAGGCGTTCACCGACCTGGCCCGCGGGCGGTGGCACCTGCACACCGGGGCGCGGCCCACCGCGGTCCGCCGGGGCGGCGAGGGCGTCGAGCTCGACCTGGCCGACGGCACGACCGTCTCCGGGGAGCTCCTGCTCGTCGCCACCGGCCGGGTGCCCAACAGCGAGGACCTGGGCCTCGAGGCCGCCGGGGTCCGCGTCCACGGCGACGGCCGGATCGAGGTCGACGAGCACGGCCGGACCACGGCTCCCGGCGTCTGGACCCTCGGCGACGTCAGCTCGGAGTACCAGCTCAAGCACGTCGCCAACCAGGAGGCGCGGGTCGTCGCGCACAACCTGACCCACCCCGGCGACCTGCGCTCCTTCGACCACCGCTACGTGCCGTCGGCGGTCTTCTCCGACCCGCAGCTGGCGATGGTCGGACTCACCGAGGACCAGGCCCGGGCGAAGGGGTACGAGGTGACCGCCAAGACCCAGCGCTACGGGGACGTGGCCTACGGCTGGGCGATGGAGGACAGCACCGGCCTGTTCAAGGTCGTCGCTGACCGGCGCACCGGCCACCTGCTCGGCGCGCACGTCATGGGTCCGCACGCCTCCAGCCTGATCCAGCCCGTCATCCAGGCGCTGAGCCTGGGCGGCCCCACCGGCCCGCTCACCGCCGCCCAGCTGGCCCGGGGGCAGTACTGGATCCACCCCGCGCTGGCCGAGGTCCTCGAGAACGCCCTGCTCGGCCTGGAGGTCGCGCCGCACCACGACGTGACCGCCGACTACGACCCGGAGGGCGCGGCGGACGCCTGA
- a CDS encoding DNA polymerase IV — protein sequence MPAWVLHVDLDQFIAAVEVLRRPGLAGRQVIVGGRGDPTERGVVATASYEARELGVGSGMPLRVAARRAPQAVFLPVDKPAYEAASAQVMAVLRALPGVQVQVLGWDEAFVGARTDDPEALARRLQEDVLASTRLHCSVGIGDTTVRAKVATGFGKPRGVFRLTRENWLEVMGERPARELWGVGAKVSARLARHGVATVSQLVHADRAVLVEEFGPRMGPWYLQLGRGEGAREVDPTPWVARGHSRERTFQEDITGHQRAREEVADLVAAALDDVAAEGRPVVRVTLKVRYAPFLTRSHARTVEPTHDRSAVTATALDLVGRTDAERPVRLLGVHLEMALPAGAREGTTPTRGAW from the coding sequence CCGTCCCGGGCTGGCCGGCCGGCAGGTGATCGTGGGCGGTCGCGGCGACCCGACCGAGCGCGGCGTCGTCGCGACCGCCTCCTACGAGGCACGTGAGCTCGGCGTCGGGTCCGGCATGCCCCTGCGCGTCGCGGCGCGCCGGGCCCCGCAGGCGGTCTTCCTGCCGGTGGACAAGCCTGCCTACGAGGCCGCGTCGGCGCAGGTGATGGCGGTGCTGCGCGCCCTGCCCGGGGTGCAGGTGCAGGTGCTCGGCTGGGACGAGGCGTTCGTCGGCGCCCGCACCGACGACCCTGAGGCACTGGCGCGCCGCCTCCAGGAGGACGTGCTCGCCAGCACCCGGCTGCACTGCTCGGTGGGCATCGGCGACACGACGGTGCGGGCCAAGGTCGCGACCGGCTTCGGCAAGCCGCGCGGGGTCTTCCGCCTCACCCGGGAGAACTGGCTGGAGGTCATGGGGGAGCGGCCAGCTCGCGAGCTGTGGGGCGTCGGAGCCAAGGTCTCGGCCCGGCTCGCCCGCCACGGGGTCGCGACCGTCTCCCAGCTCGTGCACGCCGACCGAGCGGTGCTCGTCGAGGAGTTCGGGCCCCGGATGGGTCCGTGGTACCTCCAGCTCGGCCGCGGCGAGGGCGCCCGCGAGGTCGACCCGACCCCGTGGGTGGCGCGCGGTCACAGCCGGGAGCGCACCTTCCAGGAGGACATCACCGGGCACCAGCGGGCCCGTGAGGAGGTCGCCGACCTCGTCGCCGCGGCCCTCGACGACGTCGCCGCCGAGGGCCGTCCGGTGGTGCGCGTCACGCTCAAGGTCCGCTACGCCCCCTTCCTCACCCGCAGCCACGCCCGCACGGTTGAGCCGACCCACGACCGGTCCGCGGTCACCGCCACCGCCCTCGATCTCGTCGGTCGGACCGACGCGGAGCGGCCGGTGCGGCTGCTGGGGGTGCACCTGGAGATGGCGCTGCCCGCAGGCGCCCGGGAGGGCACGACGCCCACACGCGGGGCGTGGTGA